A region of Aquila chrysaetos chrysaetos chromosome 13, bAquChr1.4, whole genome shotgun sequence DNA encodes the following proteins:
- the ANK1 gene encoding ankyrin-1 isoform X15 gives MWALLAQLLIALVLLAFFLVSCQNVMHIVRGSVRFLLKHAHRELDKELGESQGLADDEEALSTRVVRRRVLVKGNEVLHLPGQQVTEEQFTDDQGNIVTKKVIRKVVHRLGPGDADDRQEQEELILEGSLQEPRDLEAEDDSFMKYSILHRDGLGAKDLTSTPNH, from the exons ATGTGGGCTCTCCTGGCCCAGTTGCTGATCGCGCTGGTGCTGCTGGCCTTCTTTCTGGTCAGCTGCCAGAACGTCATGCACATCGTCAGGGGCTCCGTTCGCTTTCTGCTCAAACACGCCCACCGCGAGCTGGACAAGGAGCTCGGGGAGAGCCAGGGGCTGGCGGATGACGAGGAGGCTCTCTCCACCAGGGTCGTCCGCCGGCGCGTCCTTGTGAAG GGGAACGAAGTCCTTCATCTCCCTGGACAGCAGGTGACTGAGGAGCAGTTCACGGATGATCAAGGCAATATCGTCACCAAGAAG GTCATCCGGAAGGTGGTGCATCGGCTGGGCCCTGGTGACGCAGAtgacaggcaggagcaggaggagctgatTCTGGAGGGCTCCCTGCAGGAGCCCCGAGACCTGGAGGCCGAGGACGATAGCTTCATGAAATACTCCATCCTGCACCGAGACGGTCTGGGGGCCAAG GATCTCACCTCAACACCAAACCACTGA
- the ANK1 gene encoding ankyrin-1 isoform X14, with amino-acid sequence MWALLAQLLIALVLLAFFLVSCQNVMHIVRGSVRFLLKHAHRELDKELGESQGLADDEEALSTRVVRRRVLVKGNEVLHLPGQQVTEEQFTDDQGNIVTKKVIRKVVHRLGPGDADDRQEQEELILEGSLQEPRDLEAEDDSFMKYSILHRDGLGAKEEVRVRVPKPEVSGGRMGAQIVKRASLKRGKQ; translated from the exons ATGTGGGCTCTCCTGGCCCAGTTGCTGATCGCGCTGGTGCTGCTGGCCTTCTTTCTGGTCAGCTGCCAGAACGTCATGCACATCGTCAGGGGCTCCGTTCGCTTTCTGCTCAAACACGCCCACCGCGAGCTGGACAAGGAGCTCGGGGAGAGCCAGGGGCTGGCGGATGACGAGGAGGCTCTCTCCACCAGGGTCGTCCGCCGGCGCGTCCTTGTGAAG GGGAACGAAGTCCTTCATCTCCCTGGACAGCAGGTGACTGAGGAGCAGTTCACGGATGATCAAGGCAATATCGTCACCAAGAAG GTCATCCGGAAGGTGGTGCATCGGCTGGGCCCTGGTGACGCAGAtgacaggcaggagcaggaggagctgatTCTGGAGGGCTCCCTGCAGGAGCCCCGAGACCTGGAGGCCGAGGACGATAGCTTCATGAAATACTCCATCCTGCACCGAGACGGTCTGGGGGCCAAG GAGGAGGTGCGAGTGCGTGTCCCGAAACCAGAGGTCTCCGGGGGCAGGATGGGGGCTCAGATAGTGAAACGAGCCAGCCTGAAAAGGGGGAAGCAGTGA